A window from Taeniopygia guttata chromosome 10, bTaeGut7.mat, whole genome shotgun sequence encodes these proteins:
- the FBXL22 gene encoding F-box and leucine-rich protein 22 has product MHITQLNWECLLHLFSFLDKNSRKNLAKTCHKLLEVFQDPLLWSSLNFHSPVELKKDNFLLGPALKHLTICWYSERVKVCNIEDWMKSSFQKDFCKRHENTVSDFLLDVCNRCPNLLSLTLSGCGHVTDNCILQLLKNCPNLKSLKLENCVQITDHTLESVSLHGASLRTLHVDFCRNVTQAGLERVREKCPSVMLRAERSGSMIPDSKPERKLMLEKASRKLVQL; this is encoded by the exons ATGCACATAACCCAGCTCAACTGGGAATGCCTTTTAcatctcttctcttttctggaCAAAAACAGTAGGAAAAATCTAGCAAAAACATGTCACAAGTTACTAGAAGTATTTCAGGATCCTTTACTGTGGTCTTCGTTGAACTTTCATTCTCCAGTGGAACTAAAGAAGGACAATTTTCTCCTGGGACCTGCTTTAAAACACTTAACCATCTGCTGGTATTCGGAGAGAGTCAAGGTGTGTAACATTGAGGATTGGATGAAAAGCAGTTTCCAGAAAGACTTCTGTAAGAGGCATGAGAACACTGTCAGCGACTTTTTACTAGATGTTTGCAACAG ATGTCCAAATCTGCTGTCTCTGACCCTCTCTGGATGTGGCCATGTTACAGATAACTGCATTTTGCAGCTTCTCAAGAACTGCCCAAACCTGAAGAGCCTCAAACTGGAGAACTGTGTGCAGATCACTGACCACACACTGGAGTCAGTGAGTCTCCACGGGGCATCGCTGCGAACACTCCATGTGGATTTCTGTCGCAATGTAACACAAGCAGGGCTAGAGAGAGTCAGAGAAAAGTGTCCTTCAGTAatgctgagagcagagagaagTGGTAGCATGATCCCAGACAGTAAGCCAGAAAGAAAGCTGATGCTTGAAAAAGCATCAAGAAAATTGGTTCAGCTCTAA